The Tropicibacter oceani DNA segment CAACCGGCTGCGGATGTCATGGCCGAAGCGCTGGCCAAGGCAACGATCCATACGCCCAAAGTGCCGGTTGTTGCCAACGTCCGTGCCGAAGCGGTCATGGATCCGGACACCATTCGCGCGCTGCTGATCGAACAGGTCACCGGCTCCGTGCGCTGGCGCGAGTCGGTGGAATGGATGGCCGCGCAGGGGGTGGACGCGTTCTGGGAAATCGGCGCGGGCAAGGCCCTGTCGGGCATGGTCCGCCGCATCCACAAACCCGCGACGGTGGGCAATGTCGGCAGCGCGGCGGATGTCGCGGCGGCGGTGGCCAGCCTCAAGGCCTGACGCGGTTCAATATTTTCGCCTACGGTTTTTTCGCTCGGCGAGGCAGGACAAGAAAGAAGGACGGGATATGTTCGATCTGACAGGAAAATGTGCGCTGATCACCGGCGCTTCGGGTGGCATCGGCGGCGAGATCGCCAAGGTGCTGCATGGCGCGGGCGCAACCGTGGGTCTTTCCGGCACCCGGGTCGAACCGCTCGAGGCGCTGGCCGCCGAGCTGGGATCGCGCGCCCATGTGCTGCCCTGCAACCTGTCCGACGCCGAGGCGGTCAACGCCCTGCCCAAGCAGGCGGCCGAGGCGATGGGCGCGGTCGACATTCTGGTGAACAACGCCGGGATCACCCGCGACAACCTGTTCATGCGCATGTCCGAAGAGGAATGGTCCAGCGTGTTGGAGGTCAACCTGACCTCGACCTTCCGGCTGTGCAAGGGCGTGCTGCGCGGCATGATGAAGGCGCGTTGGGGCCGCATCGTGAACATCAGCTCGATCGTGGGGGCCACCGGCAACCCGGGGCAGGGCAACTATGCCGCCGCCAAGGCCGGGATGATCGGCATGTCGAAATCGCTGGCCTACGAAGTGGCGACGCGGGGAATCACCGTGAACGCGGTCGCGCCGGGCTTTATCGAAACCGCGATGACCGACAAGCTGACCGACGATCAGAAATCGGCGATCCTGACGCAGATCCCGTCGGGCCGCATGGGCACGCCCGAGGAAATCGCCGCAGCGGTGCTGTATCTGGCCAGTCCCGAGGCGGGCTATGTGACCGGGACCACCCTGCACGTCAACGGCGGCATGGCCATGCTGTAGAACTTGCTGCGCGGCAGCGATGACAAAGCATTTGCCATCGCGCCAGCGTATGCTATAGCGCCCCAGATTTTGGCCGAGGGGCGCAGATGCGTTTAAAGGCCAGGGTCGGGAATTTCCCGGCCGAAGCCGCCCGCAAGGGCACCGGATGCCACCCCCTCGGGGCGAGGGCGAAATGGGCCAGAGAGGCTCGATAAAGTGAGGAACTGACATGAGCGACATCGCAGATCGCGTTAAGAAGATTGTGGTCGAGCACCTGAGCGTGGAAGAGGACAAGGTGACGGAAAGCGCCTCGTTCATCGACGATCTGGGTGCGGACAGCCTCGACACCGTCGAGCTGGTCATGGCCTTCGAAGAAGAGTTCGGCATCGAGATCCCGGACGACGCAGCCGAAACCATCCAGACCTTCGGCGACGCGGTGAAGTTCATCACCGAAGCGCAGTAAGCGTTTTCGCCTACCGCTTTCGAAACGGCGTCCTTCGGGGCGCCGTTTTGCTTTTGCGGGATTGCGCCCTGTCGGGCTGTTGGACGGCAGGACGGCGCTTGTTCCTGCGGAACCTCGCCCCGCCCACCGTCCCGCCCACCGCCCTGCCATGGGCGTCTCGCCTCTTGCCAAGTGGGGCTGGCTGGCACAATCATCATGGCATGACACAGATCACACGCTCCGAGCTGGCCGTAGCAGGGTTTACCGCCCTCTATGTCGCGGCCTTTTCAATCTATTTCCTGGCCATCGGCAATTACGAGTTCATCGTCTACATCGTGACGATGCTGGTGCTGATCGCTTTGGTCGGGTTTTCCCTGCGCAAGGCCGAGTATCCACCCGCCATGTTGTGGGCGCTGTCGCTGTGGGGGCTTGCGCATATGGCGGGGGGCGGTGTGCC contains these protein-coding regions:
- a CDS encoding acyl carrier protein; this encodes MSDIADRVKKIVVEHLSVEEDKVTESASFIDDLGADSLDTVELVMAFEEEFGIEIPDDAAETIQTFGDAVKFITEAQ
- the fabG gene encoding 3-oxoacyl-ACP reductase FabG yields the protein MFDLTGKCALITGASGGIGGEIAKVLHGAGATVGLSGTRVEPLEALAAELGSRAHVLPCNLSDAEAVNALPKQAAEAMGAVDILVNNAGITRDNLFMRMSEEEWSSVLEVNLTSTFRLCKGVLRGMMKARWGRIVNISSIVGATGNPGQGNYAAAKAGMIGMSKSLAYEVATRGITVNAVAPGFIETAMTDKLTDDQKSAILTQIPSGRMGTPEEIAAAVLYLASPEAGYVTGTTLHVNGGMAML